From the genome of Longispora fulva:
TGGCCGCCAGCGTCGCCCACCACCAGGGCTCCCTCGAACGCTGCGTCACCCACCTCGTCCGGGGCGCCCGGGCCCTCGACCTGGCCGGGCCGGCCGACCCGGGGGCCGCGCGCGCCTGGCTGGACCTGGCCGTCACCTACTCCTGGGTGGGGTTCCACCGGCACGCCGTCGCCGCCCAGCAGCGGGCCATGGAGATCTCCCGAGCCGCCGGCATGGACCCGGTGTTCGTCACCCACCCCGAGATCCGGGTCCGCCACGCCCTCGCCCTCGACCACCAGGGCGACACCGAGGCGTGCCTGCGCGCCCTCGGCGAGATCACCCGCACCCTCGGCCCCGACGACGTCACCGGCTTCGAACTGCCCTACCTCGGCTACGCCCTGGCCCGGTACGCGGCCCTCGGCGGCCGGGGCGGCATCGACGCCCGCCCGCTGCTGCGCACCGACCTGGAGCCGTACCAGGAGAACGGCGAGCTCCGCCGGCTCGGCGAGGCGTGCCTGGCCATCGCCGAGAACCGGCCGACCGTGGCCCTGGCCCTCCTCGACGGGGCCTCGGCCGCGGCCTCCCGGCTGGGCGCCGCCGAGGTGCCCCGGCTGCGGGCCCTGGCGCACACCGCGCTCGGCGACCACGTCGCCGCGCACGCCGACGACCGGGTGGTCGCCGGCATGCTGGCGCGAACCACGACCCGGCTGTACGACCTGTTCGTCGACGGGGTCACCGCCCGGCTCGACCACGACGAGCTGCGCCGGTCCGTCACCCGGTACGCCGACGAGGCGCACACCGACTCCCTCACCGGCCTGCCGAACCGCCGCCACCTGGAGCGCTACGTCGCCGAACTCGCCCGGCACGGCACCTACGGCACGGTCGGCGTCGCGGACCTCGACGGCTTCAAGTCCGTCAACACCGTGCACGGGCACCTGTCCGGCGACCAGGTCCTGCAGCACGTGGCGGCGATCCTGACCCGGGCGCTGCGCGGCGGGGACTTCCTCGCCCGGTTCGGCGGCGACGAGTTCGTGGTGGTGCTGCCGGGCACGCCGCTCGCCGAGGCGCAGGAGGTCGGCAGCCGGCTGGCCGCCGCCGTCGCCGGCTACGACTGGAACACTCTGGTCCCCGGCACGCCAGTGACGCTGACGATGGGGCTCGCGGAGCTGAACAGCCGCACGAGCCTGACGGCGGCGTTCCGGGCCGCGGACCTGGTGATGCTCCAGGCGAAGGCCGGCTGACCCCGACCGGGCGGCCCTGCGGTCGTGAACACCGGCGCGGCCCGCGTGACCCCACGTCGGGCCCGGGTCAGGCTCCGGTCGACCGCGCCGTGACCGAGCGCCACACCTCCAGCGCCCAGGCCAGGTCGTCCGGGTCGGCGTACAGGCAGATCACGTGCGCCGCCGTGCCCCGCCGCACCACGTGCCCGTAGAACTCGCGGCCGTCGGCGGACTCCTGCCACAGCGCGTGCCGCAACCCGCCGTCGCCGCCCTCCAGCAGCCTGCCCTCCGGATCGGCGGGCGCACCCTTCAACATCGTCTCCAGGGTGTACTCCGGCTCCCAGTCCTCCGGCGTCGTCAGCACGTCCACGATCACGGTGCGGCCGGGCCCGACGAACCGCAGCCCCTCGGCCGTCTGCACCGGGGCCAGTCCGGCGGTGCGCTCGAACTCCCACCGGTCGGTGACCGGCTGGCGCACCGGCACCGGCACGGCGCACCCCATCCGGCTCAACGTGTCGTCGGCGTCCCACTCCAGGCCCAGCACCTCCAGCAGCGTCGGGTTGCTGCTCTCCACCAGGGTCGGCAGGTGGGCCGGGTCGAGCACGGCGGCCGTGGCGGGGGCGCCGAGCACGGCCGGCCCCCAGGGCAGGATGGTGTTGGCCAGCGTCCCGTCGAGGACCAGCTCCCCGTATCCGGGCTTCGCCCAGACCAGGAACGCCCGGTGCAGGTCCTCCTCCGACACCCGCAGCCAGGTACTGAACGTGATCGTCGACCCGCCCCGCAACCGCACCGGCAGCAGCACCCGGACGAACGCCCCGCCGCCCTCGGCACGCATCAGCAGGTCGTTGCCCCACTCCCGGGCGGTCACCCCGTCGGGCAGGTCGACGCGCAGGTCGAGGTCGTACGGCTCCGGTTCAGACACCCCGGCACTGTATCGGCCGGTGAGGAACACCACTGTCGCGGCCACGGTGGACGCACTACGGTGGCGGCATGATCACCCCCGCTGAGTTCGTCCCCGAGTGGGAACTGTGGCACGCCAGCCGGCAGAAGCGCGTCGCGGCCACCCACGGCCCGCTGACCCTGACCGGCACCCACTGGCTGCTGTACGGGGACACCGTCATCGACGGCGTCCCCGGCACCTGGCGCGCCGAGGACGGCCAGGTCCGGCTGACCGGCGGCGAGGGCCTGTCGGTCACCGAGGGACTGCTGCCGGTGGACCGGTGGCTGCACTACGGCGAGGTCGACCTGCTGACCATCCAGCGCGGCGAGGACCTGGCCGTGCGGGTGTACGACCCGCGCGCCGAGGCCGTGGCCCGCTTCACCCGGATCGACGCGTTCGCACCCGACCCGGCCTGGCGGATCGAGGCCGAGTTCGTCCCGGCGGCCGACGCCGACAGCGTGCACATCGCGCACTCCAACACGGCCAGGGAGGAGGACTACCCGGTGTTCGGCACGTTCGTCTTCGAGGTCGACGGCGTCCGCGCCGAACTGGTCGCCCTGCACTCCGGCGAGGAGAACGGCGCGCACCTGACCTTCCGCGACGGCACCAGCGGCCACGAGTCCTACGGCGCGGCCCGGTTCCTGTTCGTGACGGCCCCGCCGGCGGGCGGCCCGGTGACCCTGGACTTCAACCGGTCGCAGTTGCCGCCGTGCGCGTTCTCCGACGCGTTCGTGTGCCCGCTGCCGCCGCCGGGCAACATCGTGCCGTTCCGGATCGAGGCCGGCGAGCAGCGGGTGGTCTCCGAGGGGTAGGCAGCCGACCGGTGGCCTTCCGGACCGTCCGCGTGCTCCGCGGAGGCCGCCGACGTCGAAAGCGGCGAAGCCGGCCCAGCCCGGAGGAGGGCCAGCGCCTCCCTGCGGGGGCCGGCGTCGCGCGCGGCCCGCGACCCCGTCCGCCGGATCGCCGCCAGCGGCCGGCGCTGGCCACGCCGATATGCCTCGAGGTGTCGGGCCGGCGGAGACCGGGGCAGGTGTGGCCGTAACCGGAAAAGGTTTTCGGGTCTATGCCGCCGCGCGCAGCGGGTGCCGCATCGGTAGTCGCAGCAGTGCCCGCACCGGCCGCGAGGCGTTCCCGCGCCCCCTGACCTGCACCCCCAACTCCCGCCCGTCGCGGAACGGCGGCCACGACCCGGGCGTCTCCTCCAGCAGCACGTCGGCGGCGGCCCAGGCGGGCCCGTGGCTCACCAGCACGCTCCCGCACTGCCGCGCGAGGGCCGCAAGCTGCTCGGCGTCGCGGACGCTGACGGCACCGGCGGGCAGCACCACGACCGACCCGCGCACGTGCAGCAGCTCGGCGACGACCCGGGGCCAGCCGGGACCGGGGTCGGGGAGGGCGGCGACCTCGCCGGGCACGAGCCCCACGACGACGGGCATCCCGACGGCGGTGACCCGGGCGCCGGCGGAGGCCGCCTCGGCGAGCAGCGCCAGGAGCAGGGTCAGCGACCCGGTGACCGACACGGTCGAGCCCCGGCGCAGCCCGTCGGCGGGGAGCAGCCGGCGCAGCACGGGCGGGGTGGTGGGGGAGAGCATGGCGGAATCGTACACCTGTTCGAAGTCGGTGTTCAGGTCTGTTCGTGCCAAGGTTGGGCC
Proteins encoded in this window:
- a CDS encoding DUF1684 domain-containing protein is translated as MITPAEFVPEWELWHASRQKRVAATHGPLTLTGTHWLLYGDTVIDGVPGTWRAEDGQVRLTGGEGLSVTEGLLPVDRWLHYGEVDLLTIQRGEDLAVRVYDPRAEAVARFTRIDAFAPDPAWRIEAEFVPAADADSVHIAHSNTAREEDYPVFGTFVFEVDGVRAELVALHSGEENGAHLTFRDGTSGHESYGAARFLFVTAPPAGGPVTLDFNRSQLPPCAFSDAFVCPLPPPGNIVPFRIEAGEQRVVSEG
- a CDS encoding GGDEF domain-containing protein, which gives rise to MTIQHDSPDTAVVRDAAGLSRLIRSGRSSDAVARADEILPHLADPVEAIRVQLTKLAALLNLGRMTECPRAIDQADAALRALPPGHDEPAMLGEFHALAASVAHHQGSLERCVTHLVRGARALDLAGPADPGAARAWLDLAVTYSWVGFHRHAVAAQQRAMEISRAAGMDPVFVTHPEIRVRHALALDHQGDTEACLRALGEITRTLGPDDVTGFELPYLGYALARYAALGGRGGIDARPLLRTDLEPYQENGELRRLGEACLAIAENRPTVALALLDGASAAASRLGAAEVPRLRALAHTALGDHVAAHADDRVVAGMLARTTTRLYDLFVDGVTARLDHDELRRSVTRYADEAHTDSLTGLPNRRHLERYVAELARHGTYGTVGVADLDGFKSVNTVHGHLSGDQVLQHVAAILTRALRGGDFLARFGGDEFVVVLPGTPLAEAQEVGSRLAAAVAGYDWNTLVPGTPVTLTMGLAELNSRTSLTAAFRAADLVMLQAKAG